From the genome of Vicia villosa cultivar HV-30 ecotype Madison, WI linkage group LG2, Vvil1.0, whole genome shotgun sequence, one region includes:
- the LOC131654053 gene encoding PTI1-like tyrosine-protein kinase At3g15890 isoform X2 has product MAFFKVFCCGIASDRGRGKKQPPWRVFSLKELHSATNNFNYDNKLGEGGFGSVYWGQLWDGSQIAVKRLKVWSNKADMEFAVEVEILARVRHKNLLSLRGYCAEGQERLIVYDYMPNLSLLSHLHGQHSTESLLDWNRRMNIAIGSAEGILYLHVQATPHIIHRDVKASNVLLDSDFQARVADFGFAKLIPDGATHVTTRVKGTLGYLAPEYAMLGKANESCDVYSFGILLLELASGKKPLEKLSSSVKRSINDWALPLACEKKFSELADPRLNGDYSEDELKRVVLVALVCAQNQPEKRPTMLEVVELLKGESKEKVSQLENNELFKNPLAVGNNDNEIFVSAAEGSSDFISEEKDSKHEMEENKEP; this is encoded by the exons ATGGCTTTTTTCAAGGTTTTTTGTTGCGGAATTGCTTCGGATCG CGGACGTGGGAAGAAACAACCTCCGTGGCGGGTGTTTTCTTTGAAGGAATTACACTCGGCTACGAATAATTTCAACTATGACAACAAACTTGGCGAAGGAGGGTTCGGAAGTGTGTACTGGGGCCAGCTTTGGGATGGATCACAA ATTGCAGTGAAAAGATTGAAAGTTTGGAGCAACAAAGCCGACATGGAATTTGCTGTTGAAGTTGAGATATTGGCAAGAGTGCGACACAAGAATCTTCTTAGTCTACGTGGCTATTGTGCTGAAGGCCAGGAACGGCTAATTGTATACGACTATATGCCGAATTTGAGCCTACTCTCTCATCTTCACGGACAGCACTCAACAGAAAGCCTCCTTGATTGGAATCGACGGATGAATATTGCAATCGGGTCTGCTGAGGGAATTTT ATATCTTCACGTCCAAGCAACACCGCATATCATCCATAGAGACGTTAAAGCGAGCAACGTGTTGCTGGATTCAGATTTCCAAGCACGTGTTGCTGATTTCGGTTTTGCCAAGTTGATTCCCGACGGAGCTACGCACGTGACTACAAGAGTTAAAGGAACCCTTGGCTACCTTGCACCAGAATATGCTATGCTAGGTAAAGCAAACGAGAGCTGTGACGTCTACAGTTTCGGTATTCTCCTTCTAGAACTCGCTAGCGGCAAAAAACCACTTGAAAAACTAAGTTCGTCAGTGAAACGATCGATAAATGATTGGGCATTGCCGTTAGCTTGTGAGAAAAAATTTAGTGAACTGGCGGATCCAAGACTTAACGGTGACTATTCTGAGGACGAGCTTAAAAGGGTTGTATTGGTTGCTTTAGTATGTGCTCAGAATCAACCGGAGAAGAGACCAACGATGCTCGAGGTGGTGGAACTTCTGAAAGGTGAGTCGAAAGAGAAGGTATCGCAGTTGGAGAATAATGAACTGTTTAAGAACCCTCTTGCTGTTGGAAATAATGATAATGAGATATTCGTATCAGCTGCTGAAGGGAGTTCAGACTTCATCTCAGAAGAGAAGGATTCCAAACATGAGATGGAAGAGAATAAAGAACCATGA
- the LOC131654053 gene encoding PTI1-like tyrosine-protein kinase At3g15890 isoform X1, with translation MAFFKVFCCGIASDRSGRGKKQPPWRVFSLKELHSATNNFNYDNKLGEGGFGSVYWGQLWDGSQIAVKRLKVWSNKADMEFAVEVEILARVRHKNLLSLRGYCAEGQERLIVYDYMPNLSLLSHLHGQHSTESLLDWNRRMNIAIGSAEGILYLHVQATPHIIHRDVKASNVLLDSDFQARVADFGFAKLIPDGATHVTTRVKGTLGYLAPEYAMLGKANESCDVYSFGILLLELASGKKPLEKLSSSVKRSINDWALPLACEKKFSELADPRLNGDYSEDELKRVVLVALVCAQNQPEKRPTMLEVVELLKGESKEKVSQLENNELFKNPLAVGNNDNEIFVSAAEGSSDFISEEKDSKHEMEENKEP, from the exons ATGGCTTTTTTCAAGGTTTTTTGTTGCGGAATTGCTTCGGATCG CAGCGGACGTGGGAAGAAACAACCTCCGTGGCGGGTGTTTTCTTTGAAGGAATTACACTCGGCTACGAATAATTTCAACTATGACAACAAACTTGGCGAAGGAGGGTTCGGAAGTGTGTACTGGGGCCAGCTTTGGGATGGATCACAA ATTGCAGTGAAAAGATTGAAAGTTTGGAGCAACAAAGCCGACATGGAATTTGCTGTTGAAGTTGAGATATTGGCAAGAGTGCGACACAAGAATCTTCTTAGTCTACGTGGCTATTGTGCTGAAGGCCAGGAACGGCTAATTGTATACGACTATATGCCGAATTTGAGCCTACTCTCTCATCTTCACGGACAGCACTCAACAGAAAGCCTCCTTGATTGGAATCGACGGATGAATATTGCAATCGGGTCTGCTGAGGGAATTTT ATATCTTCACGTCCAAGCAACACCGCATATCATCCATAGAGACGTTAAAGCGAGCAACGTGTTGCTGGATTCAGATTTCCAAGCACGTGTTGCTGATTTCGGTTTTGCCAAGTTGATTCCCGACGGAGCTACGCACGTGACTACAAGAGTTAAAGGAACCCTTGGCTACCTTGCACCAGAATATGCTATGCTAGGTAAAGCAAACGAGAGCTGTGACGTCTACAGTTTCGGTATTCTCCTTCTAGAACTCGCTAGCGGCAAAAAACCACTTGAAAAACTAAGTTCGTCAGTGAAACGATCGATAAATGATTGGGCATTGCCGTTAGCTTGTGAGAAAAAATTTAGTGAACTGGCGGATCCAAGACTTAACGGTGACTATTCTGAGGACGAGCTTAAAAGGGTTGTATTGGTTGCTTTAGTATGTGCTCAGAATCAACCGGAGAAGAGACCAACGATGCTCGAGGTGGTGGAACTTCTGAAAGGTGAGTCGAAAGAGAAGGTATCGCAGTTGGAGAATAATGAACTGTTTAAGAACCCTCTTGCTGTTGGAAATAATGATAATGAGATATTCGTATCAGCTGCTGAAGGGAGTTCAGACTTCATCTCAGAAGAGAAGGATTCCAAACATGAGATGGAAGAGAATAAAGAACCATGA
- the LOC131651468 gene encoding secreted RxLR effector protein 161-like, which yields MTRITHPHLSNQIEKHGEENKVDATLLKQIVGSLRYVCNSRPDICFAIGLVSRYRSEPSVSHVNVARRILRYLKGSINYENIFRRDSESKEVVINFYLYVDCCGDEEDRRSTTSYFFQVLGDPISWCSRKQHVVALPLCEAEYIVGSYVVRQAIWIKYVLEEIEVEVKKFWRYRSITNQSLILQRIQFCMEEVSKSKEKVNEGD from the coding sequence ATGACTCGAATTACGCATCCTCACCTGTCGAACCAAATAGAGAAACATGGAGAAGAGAACAAGGTTGATGCTACTTTGTTAAAACAAATTGTGGGATCTTTGAGATATGTGTGCAACAGTCGACCAGATATATGTTTCGCAATCGGATTAGTGAGCAGATACAGGAGTGAACCAAGTGTGTCACACGTGAATGTTGCAAGAAGAATTCTGAGATATTTAAAAGGATcgataaattatgaaaatatatttCGACGAgactctgaaagcaaagaagttgTGATTAATTTCTATTTATATGTTGATTGCTGTGGAGATGaggaagatcgaagaagcacaacTAGTTATTTCTTTCAAGTCTTAGGTGACCCAATCTCATGGTGTTCGAGAAAGCAACATGTGGTGGCATTGCCATTGTGTGAGGCTGAATATATAGTAGGATCATATGTTGTGCGTCAAGCAATATGGATCAAATATGTGTTGGAAGAGATTGAGGTCGAAGTGAAGAAATTCTGGCGTTACAGATCAATAACAAATCAGTCATTAATCTTGCAAAGAATTCAGTTTTGCATGGAAGAAGTAAGCAAATCGAAGGAGAAGGTAAATGAAGGTGATTGA